In one window of Thermoplasmata archaeon DNA:
- the radB gene encoding DNA repair and recombination protein RadB: MRIDRVSTGCDAFDQLLNGGIEKGHITEIFGEGGSGKTNICIETAITESKKGNKVVYVDTEGISAERLYQILNNAPEETLKNIYFFRSYSIEDQEEMMSKAISLIEEQKDISLIIVDSLTEFYRAELSNGTSTKAKLFLSKELTNLSKISKKRNVAVLVTNQVYLDINTKDIMPLGGYILNHIAKTIILLRKVGRGKREAILQKHRSIEEGRTVTLKITNIGFERDMEDQ, translated from the coding sequence ATGAGAATAGATAGAGTATCTACGGGATGCGATGCGTTTGACCAGCTTTTGAATGGTGGAATTGAAAAAGGGCATATTACAGAGATATTTGGGGAAGGTGGGTCAGGGAAGACTAATATTTGCATAGAAACTGCAATAACAGAATCTAAAAAAGGAAATAAAGTTGTTTATGTGGATACAGAAGGAATTTCTGCAGAGCGGTTATATCAGATATTAAACAATGCGCCTGAAGAAACATTGAAAAACATTTATTTTTTCAGATCTTACTCTATAGAAGATCAAGAGGAGATGATGAGCAAGGCAATATCATTAATAGAAGAGCAAAAAGATATATCGCTGATAATAGTAGATTCACTTACCGAGTTTTACAGGGCAGAGCTTTCAAACGGAACATCCACAAAAGCAAAACTGTTCTTATCAAAGGAGCTTACAAATCTATCTAAAATAAGCAAAAAAAGAAATGTTGCAGTGCTTGTAACCAACCAGGTTTACCTGGATATTAACACTAAAGATATTATGCCATTAGGAGGGTATATACTAAATCATATAGCAAAAACCATAATCCTGCTTAGAAAGGTTGGAAGGGGGAAAAGAGAAGCAATACTTCAGAAGCACAGGTCCATAGAAGAAGGTAGAACAGTGACTTTAAAAATCACAAACATTGGTTTTGAAAGAGACATGGAGGATCAGTAA
- a CDS encoding tRNA(Ile)(2)-agmatinylcytidine synthase, whose translation MAGIYIGIDDTDSTEGMCTTYLAVSLIENLGLDLIGYPRLVRLNPNIPWKTRGNGAICLKFGKGTGPKFLAGAIKGNKIYAYSYSKDIHIDPDVVDNVKRIVEKYAIFKDENTNPGIVISSKKLSEKMYWKAVRSVVNIDDVEKELGNTIFKKYKNGRGIIGASAAIAWRAKRKTYELITYLNEKQWFNSREIKTEEVIELDQKLKHTFDNYDYRNKHISIKPNSKTPVLYGVRGTDPRELLRCLKIITAEFESYLIFETNQGTDDHILRKKIVNIREYESVMLIGKVISSPRIIKGGHVLFELSDKTGKITCAAYEPTKEFRDIVKNLVIGDELKVFGGKRKGENTINIEKIEILKLQKIMKNIPPICPICHKKMDSIGREKGYRCRNCGTKSVNYEQVELSRSLELNYYEVPSIARRHLSKPIKLMQKL comes from the coding sequence ATGGCAGGTATATATATCGGAATAGATGATACCGATTCTACAGAAGGGATGTGTACCACATATCTAGCAGTATCATTAATTGAGAATTTGGGGCTTGACCTTATTGGATACCCAAGGCTTGTGCGTCTGAACCCAAACATACCTTGGAAAACCAGAGGTAACGGTGCAATTTGCCTGAAATTCGGGAAAGGCACAGGCCCAAAATTTCTTGCAGGTGCTATAAAAGGAAATAAGATATATGCATATTCCTACTCAAAGGATATTCATATAGATCCTGATGTTGTGGATAATGTAAAAAGAATTGTTGAAAAATATGCGATATTTAAAGATGAAAACACAAACCCAGGAATTGTGATATCCAGCAAGAAGCTTAGCGAAAAAATGTACTGGAAAGCTGTGAGATCAGTAGTAAATATAGACGATGTTGAAAAAGAACTGGGCAATACAATATTTAAAAAATATAAGAATGGGAGGGGCATAATCGGTGCTTCTGCAGCAATAGCATGGAGAGCAAAACGCAAAACATACGAACTTATAACATATCTGAATGAGAAGCAATGGTTCAATTCTAGAGAAATCAAGACAGAAGAAGTGATAGAACTTGACCAGAAGCTAAAGCATACTTTTGATAACTATGACTACAGAAACAAGCATATCTCTATCAAGCCAAACTCTAAAACTCCAGTTTTATACGGAGTAAGGGGCACAGATCCTCGAGAGTTACTGAGATGTCTGAAAATAATTACGGCTGAATTTGAAAGTTACCTTATTTTTGAGACAAATCAGGGTACTGATGATCATATACTGAGAAAAAAAATTGTGAATATCAGAGAATACGAGAGCGTAATGTTGATAGGAAAAGTGATATCTTCGCCAAGAATAATAAAAGGTGGGCATGTGCTCTTTGAACTCTCTGACAAAACTGGTAAGATCACCTGTGCTGCATATGAACCCACCAAGGAGTTCAGAGATATTGTTAAGAATCTTGTGATAGGCGATGAATTAAAGGTGTTTGGCGGAAAAAGAAAAGGTGAAAATACGATCAATATTGAAAAAATAGAGATTCTAAAGTTGCAGAAAATAATGAAAAACATACCCCCAATCTGCCCAATATGCCATAAGAAGATGGATTCTATTGGCAGAGAAAAAGGATACAGATGCCGAAATTGCGGTACTAAAAGTGTTAATTACGAACAGGTTGAATTATCCAGATCGTTAGAATTGAATTATTATGAGGTTCCTAGTATAGCACGTAGACATCTATCTAAACCTATAAAACTCATGCAAAAATTATGA
- the fen gene encoding flap endonuclease-1, with amino-acid sequence MGVDISSILDIQSIQFRDLSGKVIAIDAYNALYQFLSIIRQADGTPLKDSAGRITSHISGLFYRTSNILEFGIKPVYVFDGKPPELKRSVIEKRNAIRNNAEAEWKTAIESGNMEEARKWSQQSSRVNREVVEESKKLLDYMGIAWIQAPSEGEAQASYMARKGDAYGVGSQDYDSLLFNTPYLLRNLTVSGKRKMPGKKVYKDISPEIIDLSKNLKNLQITREQLVDMGILIGTDFNEGIKNIGPKKALLLIKKYGNLESIEKEKGFMIENYEQVRSIFLKPDIAPEYKIEWKQIDDLKLAEFLCEEHDFSKERVSSTIEKLKMVQKNKAQRDLSEWL; translated from the coding sequence ATGGGAGTTGACATATCTTCTATCCTGGATATCCAAAGCATTCAATTTAGAGATCTAAGCGGGAAAGTAATAGCGATTGATGCTTACAATGCTCTGTATCAGTTTCTTTCTATAATAAGACAGGCGGATGGAACACCGTTAAAGGATTCTGCTGGCAGGATTACTTCCCATATCTCCGGACTTTTTTACAGGACCAGCAATATATTAGAGTTTGGAATTAAACCAGTATATGTGTTTGACGGAAAGCCACCGGAACTAAAAAGATCAGTTATTGAGAAAAGAAACGCGATAAGAAACAATGCAGAAGCAGAATGGAAAACGGCAATAGAATCTGGGAATATGGAAGAGGCTAGAAAATGGTCTCAGCAATCTTCAAGGGTGAACAGGGAGGTGGTTGAAGAGTCCAAAAAATTGTTAGATTATATGGGCATAGCGTGGATTCAGGCACCTTCTGAGGGTGAGGCACAGGCATCATATATGGCCAGAAAAGGAGACGCATACGGAGTTGGATCACAAGATTACGATTCTCTTTTGTTCAATACCCCATATTTGCTGCGAAACCTTACAGTATCCGGAAAGAGGAAGATGCCTGGCAAAAAAGTTTATAAAGACATCTCTCCTGAAATAATAGACTTGTCTAAAAATTTAAAAAATTTGCAGATTACACGTGAACAGCTTGTAGATATGGGCATTTTGATAGGAACGGATTTCAATGAAGGCATAAAAAATATAGGACCAAAAAAAGCACTTTTGCTCATTAAAAAATATGGGAACTTAGAGAGCATAGAAAAAGAAAAAGGATTTATGATTGAAAATTATGAACAGGTGAGATCCATATTTTTAAAGCCGGATATAGCTCCAGAGTATAAGATTGAATGGAAACAAATTGACGATTTGAAACTGGCAGAGTTTTTATGCGAAGAGCATGATTTTTCAAAAGAACGGGTAAGTTCTACCATTGAAAAATTGAAAATGGTCCAGAAGAATAAGGCTCAGAGAGATTTAAGCGAATGGCTATGA